A section of the Agarivorans litoreus genome encodes:
- the panD gene encoding aspartate 1-decarboxylase, translated as MQTTMLKGKLHQARVTHAELNYEGSCAIDQDVLDQAGILEYEKIDIYNIENGERFSTYAISGERGSKIISVNGAAARRAAVGDRVIICAYVGMSNEEAKSHKPSLVYLNENNDIVRTSKDIPVQLA; from the coding sequence ATGCAAACCACTATGCTAAAAGGCAAACTTCACCAAGCACGCGTAACCCATGCAGAGCTCAACTATGAAGGCTCTTGTGCTATCGACCAGGATGTTTTGGATCAAGCAGGTATTCTCGAATACGAGAAAATTGATATCTATAATATTGAGAATGGCGAGCGTTTTTCTACTTACGCAATCTCTGGTGAACGCGGCTCAAAAATCATCTCAGTAAATGGCGCAGCAGCACGTCGCGCAGCCGTGGGCGACCGAGTCATTATTTGTGCTTATGTTGGTATGAGCAATGAAGAAGCTAAGTCTCACAAACCTTCTTTGGTTTACTTAAACGAGAACAACGATATCGTTAGAACCAGCAAAGATATTCCAGTTCAATTAGCCTAG
- the panC gene encoding pantoate--beta-alanine ligase: MLKVVEQPSELRSALDAARLKGRKIGFVPTMGNLHAGHIALVKEAQKNCEVVVVSIFVNPLQFNNSSDLANYPRTLEQDITALNQAGADFVFTPSAETLYPNGLEAETKVTVPVLSDILEGELRPGHFDGVSTVVCKLFNLVQPHLAVFGEKDYQQLALIRKMTADLLLPIEIIGLATVRETSGLAMSSRNNRLSGKQLQTAPLLAKEMRNIASQLSHSNQAELSKAAQQTLENNGFKCDGIDIVDAESLSPLTPQSRSAVILMAAFLGEVRLIDNCVIELH, from the coding sequence ATGCTTAAAGTTGTAGAACAGCCGAGTGAATTACGCTCGGCCCTAGATGCCGCCCGCCTAAAAGGTCGAAAAATTGGCTTTGTTCCCACCATGGGCAATCTGCATGCTGGCCATATTGCACTGGTTAAAGAAGCCCAAAAAAACTGCGAAGTAGTGGTGGTGTCTATTTTTGTTAATCCGCTGCAGTTTAACAACAGTAGTGATTTAGCCAACTACCCTCGCACCCTAGAACAAGATATTACCGCGCTAAACCAAGCTGGTGCTGATTTTGTATTTACCCCTAGCGCAGAAACACTCTACCCAAATGGTTTGGAAGCAGAGACTAAAGTAACAGTGCCTGTTCTTTCAGACATTCTGGAAGGCGAATTACGCCCTGGTCATTTTGACGGCGTCTCGACGGTGGTTTGTAAGCTGTTTAATCTGGTGCAGCCACATTTGGCAGTATTTGGCGAAAAAGATTATCAACAGCTCGCGCTTATTCGCAAGATGACCGCAGATCTGTTACTGCCAATTGAGATTATTGGCCTTGCTACGGTAAGAGAAACGAGTGGTTTAGCCATGAGCTCACGCAACAACCGCTTAAGCGGCAAGCAGCTGCAAACCGCGCCACTATTAGCAAAAGAGATGCGGAACATCGCATCACAGCTAAGCCACAGCAATCAAGCTGAACTTAGCAAAGCAGCCCAACAAACGCTGGAAAACAACGGATTTAAGTGCGACGGTATCGATATCGTAGACGCCGAAAGCCTAAGCCCCCTAACCCCCCAATCTCGCTCTGCTGTTATTCTAATGGCCGCCTTCCTCGGAGAAGTAAGGCTAATAGATAACTGCGTGATTGAACTACACTAA